From the Sebastes fasciatus isolate fSebFas1 chromosome 3, fSebFas1.pri, whole genome shotgun sequence genome, one window contains:
- the LOC141764273 gene encoding aminoacyl tRNA synthase complex-interacting multifunctional protein 1-like: MGRSEELSDFQRGTVVGCHMCKKSVREISALLNLPRSTVSAVILKWKRGGITTALPRSGRPHKLKEEDRQVLEKVALENCSPSVEALTAEFQTASGATVSPRTVRRELHEMGFRGRVSTYNKPKVREKAEKKQAAPSQDEAKVDVSRLDLRVGRIITTVQLPEADSLYLEQVDVGEASPRTVVSELAKHIPLDQMQNHMAVLLCNLKPAKTRGVLSQAMLMCASSPGKVEILEPPNGAAPGDRVTFQGFPGEPDKELNPKKKVWELIQPDLRTDGQCVATYKGSAFEVAGKGVCKAQTMSDSEIK, translated from the exons ATGGGTCGCAGCGAGGAGCTCAGTGACTTCCAGAGAGGCACCGTGGTCGGATGTCACATGTGTAAGAAGTCTGTCCGTGAGATCTCCGCCTTGTTGAACCTGCCTCGGTCCACCGTCAGCGCGGTCATCCTGAAGTGGAAACGTGGAGGCATCACCACGGCTCTGCCTCGGAGCGGCCGACCACACAAGCTGAAGGAAGAGGACCGACAGGTGTTGGAGAAAGTAGCTCTGGAGAACTGCTCTCCGTCCGTGGAGGCGCTCACCGCCGAGTTTCAGACCGCCTCTGGGGCCACTGTGAGCCCCAGGACGGTCCGAAGGGAGCTGCATGAGATGGGCTTCAGAGGACGAGTGTCCACCTACAACAAGCCCAAAG TACGGGAGAAAGCAGAGAAGAAGCAGGCAGCTCCAAGCCAAGATGAAGCCAAGGTGGACGTGTCTCGTCTGGACCTGCGCGTTGGACGTATAATCACAACTGTGCAGCTTCCAGAGGCCGACAGTCTGTATTTGGAGCAGGTCGATGTTGGAGAGGCTTCTCCCAGGACAGTGGTCAGCGAGCTAGCTAAGCACATACCTCTGGACCAG ATGCAGAACCACATGGCAGTCCTGTTGTGTAACCTGAAGCCAGCCAAGACGAGAGGAGTGTTGTCCCAGGCTATGCTCATGTGTGCCAGCTCGCCAGGCAAGGTGGAAATCCTTGAACCTCCAAATGGAGCAGCACCAGGAGACAGAGTTACTTTCCAGGGTTTTCCAG GTGAACCAGACAAAGAGCTGAACCCCAAAAAGAAGGTGTGGGAGCTGATTCAGCCAGACCTACGCACGGATGGCCAGTGTGTTGCAACCTACAAAGGATCTGCCTTTGAAGTTGCCGGCAAGGGAGTGTGCAAAGCCCAAACCATGAGCGACagtgaaattaaataa